The following are encoded in a window of Rosa chinensis cultivar Old Blush chromosome 4, RchiOBHm-V2, whole genome shotgun sequence genomic DNA:
- the LOC112196928 gene encoding disease resistance protein At4g27190-like → MEFLVAIGTGIVGKIAEYTVAPVARQVGYLIHYNRNLKKLQSQLSDLDATRESVERKIDQEERRGRKVEAFVTNWLKDVNKITGEAKDILKDERHVKCLHGFCPNLKLRHQLSRKSTKLVQDVAELHEKKDFSSFAYEVNPKEVCSIPTKDIEVFDSRISVVKEIMDELRNSKICMIGVYGIGGVGKTTLVKQVYRQVTEHEKLFDDVVLVLDVKKNPSIERLQKEIAEKLGMDHRENETEAGRARYLCDRIKGKKMLLILDDVWERIDLESVGLPPLSTLKILLTSRSGRVLSSDMGTQKEFPLDVLDEKETWTLFEKMSGEIVKNVAIQSIATKVAKRCGGLPVLVVTVARALKNGTIHEWKDALRRLKKFDGQGLTEKAYSAIEWNYSKLDNEELKSLFILCGVVVGASNTLFISDLWKYSMGLGLLKDVDTVGEAWDALCSMIEQLKYSCLLLESDDNTLVRMHDLVKDVAKRIASREQHVLSLSPGSELKEWPNKDFCSKCTMISLDQCDIPEFPEVLQCQELTLFLLDNVVQEIPCNLFRKMKKLRVLDLTRFSIPLLPSSLQFLESLQTLCLDQCTLGDVTLLGQLQNLEILSFLYSKFKELPKEIGLLTRLRLLDLTGCSQLEVISPNVLSSLKRLEHLRMRNSFNGWEAGGVIDTEGSNANLEELKNLPHLTELQLHIPNANILPPDLFTGCKLVRFQICIGSVWKWDDVDEAINALKLQFTASNQFDQGLEMLLKRTEDLYLEGMEGVYSSIVYQLGAEGSHNLKHLHVQNNVEFTKFLSIINGKVMYPNLTWLAVNDLNGLKFLLSSSMARSLAQLKRLQVSGCQTMEEIVSLDESDEEIVDNLFCHVQDLELKDLPNLTKFCSRNYTELSNPSIGKLQLVDCNKTNTTCEEIEEIDSTRSLDIVIQHFLFDNKVEFPNLKKLSIDDLAKLTTIWNNQLSLEISKNLETIEIVSCDSLKSIFPVSVARNLRQLTRLIVRNCGVEEIIAREEGQQTTPKFVFPKVTKVIFGNMSQLKNFYPGMHVSIWPSLNELRVVQCAKVKVFAEEISNFQGHNESERLSVLIPQSLFLIEKDSFPKLECLSVNAMEFSNGPFPAAAQLFSKLKLLDVCCPESISAVFLEKLLDPEGNSAVGIGTQQLPHLKELWLVRMEKLMHLGQDDEEDNSQSAPRIPNFPNLQILFVNCCHSLRNLRSSAISFNNLTSLEVSVCYGLKYLMTYSMAKSLMQLTKLEVEGCLRLVEIVGGNEDDDSRNEITFRRLKHLKLLGLPRLQGFCSGNCIAKFPSLETSSMSNRLKLKIFTAHDQTLTNEEEDTDVDASEKWLTADDKRNLASTD, encoded by the exons ATGGAGTTTCTTGTTGCAATTGGTACTGGAATTGTTGGAAAGATTGCTGAGTACACAGTTGCCCCAGTTGCACGCCAAGTGGGTTACCTAATCCATTACAACAGAAACCTCAAAAAATTACAGAGTCAATTGAGCGACTTGGATGCTACAAGAGAGAGTGTGGAGCGCAAGATTGatcaagaagaaagaagagggagAAAAGTTGAAGCTTTTGTAACCAACTGGCTGAAGGATGTGAACAAGATTACTGGGGAGGCAAAAGATATCTTGAAAGATGAACGCCATGTCAAGTGTCTCCATGGCTTTTGTCCTAATTTAAAGCTCCGTCATCAGCTAAGCAGGAAGTCAACAAAATTGGTTCAGGATGTTGCTGAACTCCATGAAAAGAAAGATTTTTCCAGTTTTGCATACGAGGTTAACCCTAAAGAAGTGTGCAGCATACCTACTAAAGATATCGAGGTGTTTGATTCCAGGATCTCAGTCGTGAAGGAAATCATGGATGAACTTAGAAATTCTAAGATTTGCATGATTGGGGTATATGGTATTGGGGGTGTTGGGAAAACCACACTTGTCAAACAAGTTTATAGGCAAGTTACAGAACATGAGAAGTTGTTTGATGATGTGGTTTTGGTACTAGATGTGAAGAAGAATCCAAGCATTGAAAGACTTCAAAAAGAGATTGCTGAGAAGTTAGGTATGGACCATCGTGAGAATGAGACAGAAGCTGGAAGAGCACGCTATTTATGCGACAGGATAAAAGGCAAGAAGATGCTTCTAATTTTAGATGATGTATGGGAAAGAATTGACTTGGAGTCTGTGGGGCTTCCTCCCTTATCCACTCTTAAAATACTTTTGACATCACGGAGTGGAAGAGTATTATCTTCTGATATGGGTACACAAAAAGAGTTTCCTCTTGACGTTTTAGACGAAAAAGAAACTTGGACTTTGTTTGAGAAGATGTCGGGTGAGATTGTTAAAAATGTTGCTATACAAAGTATAGCAACCAAAGTAGCCAAAAGGTGTGGAGGTTTGCCAGTATTGGTTGTTACAGTTGCAAGAGCTCTAAAAAATGGTACAATACATGAATGGAAAGATGCCCTCAGACGCCTAAAAAAGTTCGATGGACAAGGATTGACAGAGAAAGCATACTCTGCTATTGAGTGGAATTATAGTAAATTGGATAATGAGGAGCTCAAGTCATTGTTCATACTTTGTGGAGTTGTGGTTGGTGCCTCCAACACTCTTTTTATCTCTGACTTGTGGAAATATAgtatgggtttgggtttgttaaAAGATGTCGACACAGTAGGAGAAGCGTGGGATGCATTGTGTTCGATGATTGAACAACTCAAGTACTCTTGTCTATTGCTAGAGAGTGATGATAATACGCTTGTTAGAATGCATGatcttgtaaaagatgttgctaAGAGAATTGCTTCTAGAGAGCAACACGTCTTATCATTATCACCTGGAAGTGAGTTGAAAGAATGGCCAAACAAGGATTTCTGTTCAAAGTGCACTATGATCTCTCTTGACCAATGTGATATCCCCGAGTTTCCTGAAGTTTTGCAATGCCAAGAACTGACACTGTTTCTTTTAGATAATGTAGTCCAGGAAATCCCATGCAATCTTTTTAGAAAGATGAAAAAACTCAGGGTGTTGGATTTAACTAGATTCAGCATCCCATTGCTGCCTTCATCTCTTCAATTCCTAGAAAGTCTTCAAACGTTGTGTTTGGATCAATGCACATTGGGAGATGTAACTCTGCTCGGACAGCTACAAAACTTGGAAATTCTCAGCTTTCTATACTCCAAATTCAAAGAGTTGCCCAAAGAAATTGGGCTACTAACACGTCTGCGATTGTTGGATTTGACTGGCTGCTCTCAACTCGAAGTGATTTCACCTAATGTTCTATCAAGCTTGAAAAGATTAGAGCACTTGAGAATGAGAAATAGTTTTAACGGGTGGGAGGCTGGAGGAGTCATCGACACAGAAGGAAGTAATGCAAATCTTGAAGAACTAAAGAACTTGCCTCACCTAACCGAATTACAACTACATATCCCAAATGCTAACATTCTTCCACCAGATTTATTCACTGGTTGTAAGTTAGTGAGATTCCAAATATGTATTGGCTCTGTGTGGAAATGGGATGATGTGGATGAAGCCATCAATGCACTAAAGCTCCAGTTCACTGCCAGCAATCAATTTGACCAAGGACTAGAAATGTTGCTAAAGAGAACTGAAGACTTGTACTTGGAGGGGATGGAGGGTGTTTATAGCAGTATTGTATATCAACTAGGTGCTGAAGGTTCTCACAATCTGAAGCATCTGCATGTCCAAAACAATGTTGAATTTACCAAATTTTTGTCTATCATAAACGGGAAG GTTATGTATCCCAACTTAACATGGTTGGCGGTGAATGACCTCAATGGTTTAAAATTCTTGTTATCATCTTCAATGGCCAGAAGCCTTGCACAACTCAAACGTTTGCAGGTATCAGGATGTCAAACAATGGAAGAGATAGTATCATTAGATGAATCTGATGAAGAAATTGTAGACAACTTATTTTGCCATGTACAAGATCTGGAGTTAAAGGAccttccaaatctcactaaattctGCTCAAGAAATTATACTGAACTTTCAAATCCATCCATTGGGAAATTGCAATTAGTGGATTGTAATAAAACAAATACAACTtgtgaagaaattgaagagataGACTCAACTAGAAGCCTTGACATTGTGATTCAACACTTTCTTTTTGACAATAAG GTAGAGTTTCCAAACTTGAAGAAGCTATCCATTGATGACCTAGCAAAGTTGACGACAATATGGAACAATCAACTTTCTCTAGAGATTTCAAAAAATCTAGAGACAATAGAAATTGTTTCGTGTGACAGTTTGAAAAGTATTTTCCCTGTTTCAGTGGCTAGAAATCTTCGACAGTTAACAAGGCTGATAGTGAGGAACTGTGGAGTGGAGGAAATCATTGCAAGAGAGGAGGGACAACAAACAACACCTAAGTTTGTGTTTCCAAAAGTAACAAAAGTGATTTTTGGGAATATGTCCCAACTCAAGAATTTCTACCCAGGGATGCATGTGTCCATCTGGCCATCACTTAATGAGTTAAGGGTGGTTCAATGTGCTAAAGTCAAAGTATTTGCCGAGGAAATCTCAAATTTTCAAGGACATAATGAGTCGGAACGTCTCAGTGTTCTTATCCCGCAGTCTCTCTTTTTAATTGAGAAG GATTCATTTCCCAAATTGGAATGTTTGAGCGTGAATGCAATGGAGTTTTCGAATGGTCCATTCCCAGCAGCAGCGCAGTTGTTTAGCAAACTAAAGCTTCTGGATGTTTGTTGTCCAGAGTCCATATCAGCTGTTTTCCTTGAAAAATTACTCGACCCAGAAGGAAACAGTGCAGTTGGGATTGGGACCCAGCAGCTCCCACATTTAAAAGAGTTGTGGCTTGTTCGAATGGAGAAGCTGATGCATCTAGGCCAGGATGATGAGGAGGATAACTCACAATCAGCCCCCCGCATCCCAAATTTTCCAAACCTGCAAATTCTATTCGTGAATTGTTGCCACAGCTTAAGGAATCTGAGATCATCCGCAATATCCTTCAACAATCTAACAAGTTTGGAAGTAAGTGTTTGCTACGgattgaaatacttgatgacttACTCCATGGCCAAAAGTTTAATGCAACTCACAAAACTGGAAGTCGAGGGATGCCTAAGACTAGTGGAAATAGTGGGAGGCAATGAAGATGACGATTCAAGAAATGAGATTACATTCAGGCGGCTGAAACATTTGAAACTATTGGGTCTACCAAGACTGCAAGGCTTTTGCTCCGGAAATTGCATCGCTAAATTCCCGTCCTTGGAGACTTCAAGCATGAGCAACCGCCTCAAGTTGAAGATTTTCACAGCTCATGACCAAACGCTAACCAACGAAGAGGAAGACACAGATGTCGATGCTAGTG AGAAGTGGCTGACTGCTGATGATAAACGGAATTTGGCAAGTACTGATTGA
- the LOC112196931 gene encoding uncharacterized protein LOC112196931: MAFKSEAHPGYQDEVDIKFLGTTFGKSCTIHTNVYIRGSGDGKITGRLMKLLCGLIRSLCYIKEIILSSLPRALQIMKFRFPCSKSLSSPAGIIDDSNLAVSGMQTVSEGSSSGIDASEVSSELKSNGQVVDESLFKDSKMDVTEVQIDSSMQK; encoded by the exons ATGG CTTTTAAAAGTGAAGCTCATCCAGGGTATCAAGATGAAGTGGACATCAAGTTTTTGGGGACTACATTTGGGAAGTCCTGCACTATACACACCAATGTCTACATCAGAGGAAGTGGAGATGGAAAAATTACTGGGAGATTGATGAAGCTACTTTGTGGTTTGATCCGATCATTATGCTATATTAAGGAGATTAt TTTATCAAGTTTGCCAAGAGCCCTACAAATCATGAAGTTCCGTTTTCCCTGCTCAAAGTCTTTATCTTCTCCAGCAGGAATCATCGATGATAGTAACTTAGCTG TATCTGGTATGCAGACAGTATCAGAGGGGAGCTCAAGTGGAATTGATGCTTCTGAAGTTTCGTCGGAGCTAAAATCAAATGGACAAGTTGTGGATGAAAGTCTATTCAAAGATAGCAAGATGGATGTGACTGAGGTACAGATAGATAGTTCAATGCAAAAGTAG